One Sphaeramia orbicularis chromosome 21, fSphaOr1.1, whole genome shotgun sequence DNA window includes the following coding sequences:
- the galnt5 gene encoding polypeptide N-acetylgalactosaminyltransferase 5, with protein sequence MMMKVRRYLRGSGRVLAFVFIASVIWLLFDMAALRISINDANSQLLKERVIREREIYKQKSKVSELMKGGFKHPVQKVDLGVTPAEKGALDSDIKVAQVYRHGGRKQGDKPRRMQQGDTLLNKSVISKDNDGADPYHVKSEEHNDTPAKKPVNLDLNGDSKNSKMLNVSKKVTLPPVVSNITKVPPGVRENQKAPVPTSEKKKDVVPNDLNKKDVKTNEKVKERLSKIGEQVEAHSVKTTSNTPGKDVKGNEVKVKKEDKPVKTVGKSDLDAQKELLKPTISLQAKEHSKGDLTAAKKTGVHKVLSLDMTHSPRDAKAVGQFGQAVIVGSEEDAEVKKRWNEGHFNVYLSDKIPVDRAIPDTRPESCQQSLVHDDLPSTSVIFCFVDEVWSTLLRSVHSVLNRSPPHLLKEIILVDDFSTKDYLKEQLDVYMAQFPKVRIIRLKERQGLIRARLAGAAAAKGEVLTFLDSHIECNVGWLEPLLERIYQDRRKVPCPVIEVISDKDMSYVLVDNFQRGVFKWPLVFGWNALSEEYIKKNNMTITDPIRCPVMAGGLFSIEKKYFYELGAYDPGLDVWGGENMEISFKIWMCGGEIEIIPCSRVGHIFRGQNPYKFPKDRQKTVERNLARVAEVWLDEYKEVFYGHGYHHLLDKNVINIGNLTEQIELRKRLKCKSFKWYLENVYPDIDAPLVKAEGLVFNHGLRKCLSLKKGSLFFETCDLNQQSQHFNYTWMKLVRHQQTCIAPQGKDNSVALLLCDNAKPELRWFHKSSNSALAEHFIANLVSHDMCLEAGPKGDTLLLSPCTKNNAFQKWQFTHYYTQ encoded by the exons ATGATGATGAAGGTTAGGAGATACTTAAGGGGGAGTGGAAGGGTGCTGGCATTCGTGTTCATTGCTTCTGTCATTTGGCTTCTGTTTGACATGGCTGCACTGCGAATTTCAATAAACGATGCGAACAGTCAGCTGTTAAAGGAGAGGGTGATCAGAGAAAGAGAGATTTACAAGCAGAAATCCAAGGTGTCAGAGCTGATGAAAGGGGGCTTTAAACACCCGGTGCAAAAGGTCGATCTGGGGGTCACTCCAGCCGAGAAAGGGGCTCTCGATTCGGACATCAAGGTGGCACAAGTGTACAGACATGGAGGGAGGAAGCAAGGAGACAAACCACGAAGGATGCAACAAGGAGACACTCTGCTCAATAAATCTGTTATATCCAAAGATAATGATGGAGCTGACCCTTATCATGTCAAATCTGAAGAACATAATGATACACCAGCCAAAAAACCAGTCAACTTGGATCTGAATGGAGACTCAAAAAATAGTAAAATGCTGAATGTATCCAAAAAAGTGACATTACCTCCAGTGGTGTCTAATATAACCAAAGTGCCACCTGGTGTTCGGGAAAATCAAAAAGCACCAGTACCAACCTCAGAGAAGAAAAAGGACGTGGTGCCGAATGATCTAAACAAAAAGGACGTTAAAACAAATGAGAAAGTCAAGGAACGGCTTTCCAAGATTGGAGAACAAGTGGAGGCACATTCTGTTAAAACTACGTCTAATACTCCTGGGAAGGATGTAAAAGGGAATGAGGTAAAGGTTAAAAAAGAGGACAAACCGGTCAAGACTGTGGGTAAAAGTGATCTGGATGCACAGAAGGAACTCCTGAAACCCACAATCAGCCTCCAAGCCAAAGAGCACTCCAAAGGAGACTTAACTGCTGCTAAAAAAACAGGTGTCCACAAAGTGCTTTCTCTGGATATGACTCACTCTCCCAGAGATGCCAAAGCTGTGGGGCAGTTTGGTCAGGCGGTAATTGTCGGCAGCGAAGAGGATGCAGAGGTGAAGAAGAGATGGAATGAAGGACACTTTAATGTCTACCTGAGTGACAAGATCCCAGTAGATCGTGCCATCCCAGACACCAGGCCTGAATC GTGTCAACAGAGCCTGGTTCACGATGACTTGCCATCCACCAGTGTGATTTTCTGCTTTGTGGATGAAGTGTGGTCCACACTCCTCCGCTCTGTTCACAGTGTTCTCAACAGATCGCCACCACACCTCCTTAAAGAAATCATTCTGGTGGATGATTTCAGCACCAAAG ACTATCTGAAGGAGCAGCTGGATGTTTATATGGCCCAGTTTCCAAAAGTGCGAATCATTCGTCTGAAGGAGCGTCAGGGCCTGATCAGGGCAAGGCTGGCTGGAGCGGCAGCTGCCAAAG GTGAAGTTCTGACTTTTCTCGACTCCCACATTGAGTGTAATGTGGGCTGGCTGGAGCCGCTATTAGAACGAATCTACCAGGATCGCAGGAAAGTGCCCTGTCCAGTTATTGAAGTCATTAGTGATAAAGACATGAG TTATGTGTTGGTTGATAACTTCCAAAGAGGTGTTTTCAAATGGCCTCTGGTGTTTGGGTGGAATGCTTTATCTGAGGAGtatattaagaaaaataacatgaccatcacagatccCATCAG ATGTCCTGTTATGGCAGGGGGGCTCTTCTCTATAGAAAAGAAGTATTTCTATGAACTTGGTGCCTATGACCCAGGCCTGGATGTGTGGGGCGGAGAGAATATGGAAATTTCCTTTAAG ATCTGGATGTGTGGAGGTGAAATCGAGATCATCCCCTGTTCTCGAGTGGGCCACATTTTCAGAGGCCAGAATCCCTACAAGTTCCCTAAAGACAGGCAGAAAACGGTGGAGCGTAACCTGGCCAGAGTGGCAGAGGTTTGGCTGGATGAGTACAAGGAGGTTTTCTACGGCCACGGCTACCACCACCTGCTGGATAAAAACGTCATTAACATCGGCAACCTCACTGAGCAGATCGAGCTGAGGAAAAGGCTAAAATGCAAGAGCTTCAAGTGGTACCTGGAGAACGTGTATCCTGATATTGATGCCCCCTTAGTCAAAGCTGAAGGCCTG gttTTCAATCATGGCTTAAGAAAATGTCTCAGTCTCAAGAAAGGATCTCTGTTCTTTGAAACATGTGACCTCAATCAGCAG AGTCAGCACTTTAATTACACCTGGATGAAGCTCGTTCGCCACCAGCAGACGTGTATTGCTCCCCAGGGCAAAGACAACAGCGTTGCTTTATTATTATGTGACAACGCCAAACCTGAACTGCGCTGGTTCCACAAATCTTCCAATTCAGCTCTG GCGGAGCACTTCATAGCGAACCTCGTTTCCCACGACATGTGTCTGGAGGCGGGACCCAAAGGTGACACTCTTCTCCTGAGCCCATGCACAAAGAACAATGCCTTCCAGAAGTGGCAGTTCACACATTACTACACTCAGTGA
- the ermn gene encoding uncharacterized protein ermn — protein sequence MEKMEKSTTPNVPNLNEDALACQVLEIIGGITLRALQNLEGPEERDVWSMEEGDDSVFYSDDDAAHQDIRDNKPCEFNEHRRLVNSEADETLAPQREDDLGGGDEITEDDADTEVEKETTHQDIVNNQEEEHKAPQIDVTEPVDHLETANPHANIEGTVETCDLNNTPVDMKPEHNKPTEKAEVKESVEAQTANPERFDVTNEEKFTEDATTPKQMSSAELHISDDKQLEVDWQPEQGCSSHAPRGLNHDSGPGCSTLPPRKKASHQTSFNHLDSSKYSTVSYRKIRRGNTRQKIEVFEYMTMNL from the exons ATGGAGAAGATGGAGAAGAGCACGACTCCAAACGTTCCAAATCTCAATGAGGATGCGCTGGCGTGTCAGGTGCTGGAGATCATCGGTGGGATCACGCTTCGGGCCCTCCAGAACCTCGAAGGGCCCGAGGAAAGAGACGTGTGGTCGATGGAGGAGGGGGATGACTCTGTGTTCTACAGTGATGACGATGCAGCTCATCAGGACATAAGAGACAACAAACCATGTGAGTTTAATGAGCACAGGAGGCTTGTTAACAGTGAGGCGGATGAAACACTGGCCCCTCAGAGGGAAGACGATCTGGGAGGAGGAGACGAGATAACAGAAGATGATGCAGATACTGAGGTGGAGAAGGAAACGACGCATCAGGACATTGTGAATAACCAAGAGGAGGAACACAAGGCACCTCAGATAGATGTGACTGAGCCTGTGGATCATTTAGAAACTGCAAATCCACATGCAAACATAGAGGGGACAGTGGAAACCTGTGACCTTAACAACACACCTGTGGACATGAAGCCTGAACACAACAAACCTACAGAGAAAG CTGAAGTGAAAGAATCAGTAGAAGCCCAAACTGCAAACCCTGAACGCTTTGATGTAACTAATGAGGAAAAGTTTACCGAGGATGCAACGACGCCAAAACAGATGTCTAGTGCTGAGCTCCACATATCAGATGACAAGCAGCTTGAGGTGGATTGGCAGCCAGAGCAGGGCTGCAGCTCCCACGCTCCCCGGGGGCTCAATCACGACTCCGGTCCAGGCTGCTCCACCCTGCCTCCACGCAAGAAAGCCAGCCACCAGACATCCTTCAACCACCTTGACTCGTCCAAGTACAGCACCGTGTCCTACCGCAAGATCCGCAGAGGCAACACCCGCCAGAAGATAGAGGTGTTTGAGTACATgacgatgaatttgtga